A region of Vigna radiata var. radiata cultivar VC1973A chromosome 10, Vradiata_ver6, whole genome shotgun sequence DNA encodes the following proteins:
- the LOC106775056 gene encoding probable NAD(P)H dehydrogenase (quinone) FQR1-like 1, giving the protein MATKVYIIYYSTYGHVEKLAREIEKGAASVEGVEAKLWQVPETLPEEVLVKLGAPPKSDVPVITPNELPEADGFLFGFPTRFGSMAAQFKAFFDATGGLWRTQSLAGKPAGFFYSTASQGGGQETTPLTSITQLVHHGLIYVPIGYTFGAGMFELEKLKGGSPYGAGTYAGDGSRQPSELELAQAFHQGKYFAGIAKKLKGSQ; this is encoded by the exons ATGGCTACCAAGGTTTATATCAT tTATTATTCTACGTATGGACATGTTGAGAAGCTAGCCAGGGAGATAGAAAAAGGAGCTGCTTCTGTGGAGGGAGTTGAAGCAAAACTGTGGCAG GTACCCGAAACATTGCCTGAAGAAGTACTTGTGAAGTTGGGAGCACCTCCAAAGAGTGATGTTCCGGTTATTACTCCCAACGAGCTTCCTGAGGCCGATGGCtttttgtttggttttcctACAAGATTTGGATCTATGGCTGCTCAATTTAAAGCATTTTTTGATGCAACTGGAGGCCTATGGCGGACACAGTCACTAGCAGGAAAGCCTGCAGGCTTCTTCTACAGCACTGCTTCTCAAGGAGGTGGTCAAGAAACTACCCC GTTGACATCTATTACTCAACTAGTTCACCACGGACTGATTTATGTGCCGATTGGATACACATTTGGAGCTGGCATGTTTGAGTTGGAGAAGTTGAAAGGTGGGTCTCCATATGGTGCAGGAACTTATGCTGGGGATGGCTCAAGGCAGCCTAGTGAGTTAGAATTGGCTCAAGCTTTCCATCAGGGAAAGTATTTTGCAGGCATTGCTAAGAAGCTCAAGGGATCTCAATGA
- the LOC106774522 gene encoding transcription factor bHLH112 isoform X1 yields MAEEFQAAICGESWWNINSTRSVFPLISSTCSVAAADAGNYSTWQSTDFVDLKGTRSCAEDINNFISSDNSLSFLDVEKPQQRDSAGGTGSILTDSTLQMIGFGMSSSTSSNWNQSLLGSDFHSVLQGETGMDGDLPKNFSSSGGQGSTVDAFKSMNQEFSLDQQSLNSVVTSTGSLSGGFPVVSASYSYPSTLIQGLYDPEPQPQPQNSLFTNPPMSYSSSTANYGTCSNELSPTWAKISSLLKPSTPKQQLSGLHFSNNTSFWNGSAEALHDIRAGVFASSQAQYQTPKFEEKSNSSNNLLNKLKREESPDAISSAKKNSSEPAFKRQRIETPSPLPTFKVRKEKLGDRITALQQLVSPFGKTDTASVLHEAIEYIKFLHDQVSVLSTPYIKNGAPIQHQQDCDNLKESEGRKEDLRSRGLCLVPISSTFPVANESSVDFWTPTFGGAVIGR; encoded by the exons ATGGCTGAGGAGTTTCAAGCTGCTATTTGTGGTGAAAGTTGGTGGAATATTAATTCAACAAGAAGTGTGTTCCCTCTTATCTCATCAACATGTTCCGTGGCAGCAGCTGATGCAGGAAACTACAGTACTTGGCAAAGCACTGATTTCGTGGATTTGAAGGGAACTAGGTCTTGCGCTGAGGACAttaataactttatttcttCTGATAATTCTCTGAGTTTTCTTGATGTTGAGAAGCCCCAGCAGAGGGACTCGGCTGGTGGAACTGGAAGCATCCTCACCGATTCCACCTTACAAATGATAGGTTTTGGCAtgtcatcttcaacttcatcgAATTGGAATCAATCTTTATT AGGGAGCGATTTTCATTCTGTGCTTCAAGGAGAAACAGGCATGGATGGCGATCTACCAAAGAATTTCTCATCTTCTGGTGGCCAAGGTTCCACCGTTGATGCTTTCAAGTCAATGAACCAAGAATTTTCCTTGGATCAGCAGAGTCTGAATTCCGTTGTTACGAGCACCGGATCATTATCTGGTGGTTTTCCAGTTGTTTCAGCCTCCTATAGTTACCCTTCAACCTTGATACAAGGCTTATACGACCCTGAGCCTCAACCACAGCCACAGAACTCACTTTTCACCAACCCCCCCATGTCCTATTCTTCATCTACCGCAAACTATGGGACATGTTCCAATGAACTGTCACCAACTTGGGCCAAAATCTCTTCACTTCTCAAGCCCTCAACGCCAAAACAGCAGCTTAGTGGGTTGCACTTTTCCAACAACACTTCTTTCTGGAATGGTTCGGCCGAAGCACTTCATGACATAAGAGCAGGTGTTTTTGCTTCCTCACAGGCGCAATATCAAACGCCAAAATTTGAAGAGAAATCCAACAGCTCCAATAATCTATtaaacaag CTCAAGAGAGAAGAATCACCAGACGCAATCTCATCTGCGAAGAAAAATTCTTCTGAGCCTGCATTCAAGAGGCAAAGAATTGAGACTCCATCTCCATTACCAACTTTTAAG GTAAGGAAGGAAAAGCTAGGGGACCGCATCACTGCTCTTCAGCAATTGGTTTCACCTTTTGGAAAG ACGGACACAGCATCCGTTCTTCACGAAGCCATCGAGTACATCAAGTTCCTTCATGACCAAGTCAGT GTGTTGAGCACTCCATATATTAAAAATGGAGCTCCCATTCAACACCAGCAG GATTGTGATAATCTGAAGGAGTCAGAAGGGCGAAAAGAAGATCTGAGAAGCCGAGGGCTGTGTTTAGTACCGATTTCGAGCACGTTCCCGGTGGCTAATGAGAGCAGTGTTGATTTCTGGACGCCAACATTCGGAGGTGCAGTGATTGGCAGGTAG
- the LOC106774522 gene encoding transcription factor bHLH112 isoform X2, whose translation MAEEFQAAICGESWWNINSTRSVFPLISSTCSVAAADAGNYSTWQSTDFVDLKGTRSCAEDINNFISSDNSLSFLDVEKPQQRDSAGGTGSILTDSTLQMIGFGMSSSTSSNWNQSLLGSDFHSVLQGETGMDGDLPKNFSSSGGQGSTVDAFKSMNQEFSLDQQSLNSVVTSTGSLSGGFPVVSASYSYPSTLIQGLYDPEPQPQPQNSLFTNPPMSYSSSTANYGTCSNELSPTWAKISSLLKPSTPKQQLSGLHFSNNTSFWNGSAEALHDIRAGVFASSQAQYQTPKFEEKSNSSNNLLNKLKREESPDAISSAKKNSSEPAFKRQRIETPSPLPTFKVRKEKLGDRITALQQLVSPFGKTDTASVLHEAIEYIKFLHDQVLSTPYIKNGAPIQHQQDCDNLKESEGRKEDLRSRGLCLVPISSTFPVANESSVDFWTPTFGGAVIGR comes from the exons ATGGCTGAGGAGTTTCAAGCTGCTATTTGTGGTGAAAGTTGGTGGAATATTAATTCAACAAGAAGTGTGTTCCCTCTTATCTCATCAACATGTTCCGTGGCAGCAGCTGATGCAGGAAACTACAGTACTTGGCAAAGCACTGATTTCGTGGATTTGAAGGGAACTAGGTCTTGCGCTGAGGACAttaataactttatttcttCTGATAATTCTCTGAGTTTTCTTGATGTTGAGAAGCCCCAGCAGAGGGACTCGGCTGGTGGAACTGGAAGCATCCTCACCGATTCCACCTTACAAATGATAGGTTTTGGCAtgtcatcttcaacttcatcgAATTGGAATCAATCTTTATT AGGGAGCGATTTTCATTCTGTGCTTCAAGGAGAAACAGGCATGGATGGCGATCTACCAAAGAATTTCTCATCTTCTGGTGGCCAAGGTTCCACCGTTGATGCTTTCAAGTCAATGAACCAAGAATTTTCCTTGGATCAGCAGAGTCTGAATTCCGTTGTTACGAGCACCGGATCATTATCTGGTGGTTTTCCAGTTGTTTCAGCCTCCTATAGTTACCCTTCAACCTTGATACAAGGCTTATACGACCCTGAGCCTCAACCACAGCCACAGAACTCACTTTTCACCAACCCCCCCATGTCCTATTCTTCATCTACCGCAAACTATGGGACATGTTCCAATGAACTGTCACCAACTTGGGCCAAAATCTCTTCACTTCTCAAGCCCTCAACGCCAAAACAGCAGCTTAGTGGGTTGCACTTTTCCAACAACACTTCTTTCTGGAATGGTTCGGCCGAAGCACTTCATGACATAAGAGCAGGTGTTTTTGCTTCCTCACAGGCGCAATATCAAACGCCAAAATTTGAAGAGAAATCCAACAGCTCCAATAATCTATtaaacaag CTCAAGAGAGAAGAATCACCAGACGCAATCTCATCTGCGAAGAAAAATTCTTCTGAGCCTGCATTCAAGAGGCAAAGAATTGAGACTCCATCTCCATTACCAACTTTTAAG GTAAGGAAGGAAAAGCTAGGGGACCGCATCACTGCTCTTCAGCAATTGGTTTCACCTTTTGGAAAG ACGGACACAGCATCCGTTCTTCACGAAGCCATCGAGTACATCAAGTTCCTTCATGACCAA GTGTTGAGCACTCCATATATTAAAAATGGAGCTCCCATTCAACACCAGCAG GATTGTGATAATCTGAAGGAGTCAGAAGGGCGAAAAGAAGATCTGAGAAGCCGAGGGCTGTGTTTAGTACCGATTTCGAGCACGTTCCCGGTGGCTAATGAGAGCAGTGTTGATTTCTGGACGCCAACATTCGGAGGTGCAGTGATTGGCAGGTAG